GGCAAGCTGCGAAGCCTGACCGAGCAGGCTGCGCATCATGAACTGCGTGCCCTTCTGGTCGAGGATGCTCCAGATGGGCTGGGCCTGCACCTGCTGCATCGCGGCCATCATCTGCGTGTTGCTCTGGATGCTGGGGGCCCTGCCGTCGCGAGCAGCGAGCGCGGGGCGCAGCGCTTCAAGGGACCCGAAGAGCATGGTGGTGGGATTGAGGAAGGTCACCATCATGCCGCCGGCGCCCATGGGATAGAGCTTGTTGGCGCGAATCATGGTCGGCTTGACCTTCTTTTTGTTGAAGGCGGCGATGATATCCGGCACCGAGAACTGGCCCTGCGCGACGCCGAGAATACGCGTGAAGCTGCTATTGGCGGCGGGCCGGTACGCGGCAAAGCAGAGCGAATCGACATCATGGCTCTCATCGAGACCCGAGGCCTTGAGGGCGCGCTCGAGCGCCTTGAGCTGCGGCGGCATCAGACGCGCCTTCATCTGCATGGCTGTGTCGGAGTTCTCCATGGAGCGGTAGTCGATGTCAATGAGCTGCTGCACCTGCTGGGGAATGGCGGATTGCGCGTCATTGCTGAGCTGTACGGCATGGGCCGGCAGGGCCGCAGTCATCATGGCGGTGAGGGCGCATGCGCCGAGCATCGCCTTCCACTTGGTTGTTCTGCTCACTGAAGAATTTCTCCATCCTTGGGGCATATGTTGTTGTTTTCTCCGCGACTCACAAACTTTTCGGAAACGACAGATCCAGCAGAAGGCGCAAGGCGGCGGTCAACCTTGCTGACCGGCACCGGGCCAGGCGATGGGCCAGGCGAGTCTGCGTTCGAGCACTTTCTGGTCTGGATCGAACTCATGTAATAGACGCGCCCATTCGCTTTCCCGCTCATAAGCGGCCTCCGGAATCAAACCGATCAACTCACCGCGAATGGGGACGGTACCGTGCGCCTGTGCCTTTTGCTTGACCAGGGCGAAGACCTCGCCGACCGAGACGCGGGTAAAGTCAGTGACATTCATGGTGACCTGTGCCTCGCCGTTGACGAGAACTCCCAGGGCTTTGACGCCGTGGAGGCCTCCGCCGGAATGGCGGACCTCGCGGGCGATGGCACGGGCGATGCCCACGTCAGGAGTGTCGAGATAGATGTTGTAGGCGATGAGAAATTTGCGCGCGCCGATGGCGACGGCTCCGGCGGTGGGGTGCAGTTCGGGACCGCCAACGTCGGGGCGGCGGGCAGGTTCGTTGCGCACGGCTTCGCGCAGGCCCTCGAACTGGCCGCGGCGCACCTCCTCCAACTGGGCCCGGTCGGGCCGGGCAGCAGCGGCCTCGTAGAAATAGACCGGAACGCCGTACCGGCGCCAGACTTCCCTGCCGGCCTGGCGGGCGATAAGGGCGCACTGCTCGAGCGAGATGCCGCGAATGGGCACAAACGGAATGACATCAGCCGCGCCGATGCGGGGATGCACGCCCTGCTGACGAGTGAGGTCGATGAGCTCGGCGGCGGCCCCGGCGGCGCGGATGGCAGCCTCCTGCACGGCTGCCGGATGCCCCGCGATGGTGACGACGGAGCGGTTGTGGTCGTGATCGAGCGAGTAGTCGAGGAGCTGCACGCCTTCCACGGCCATGGCGGCGATGATCTTGTGGATGGCTTGCTCGTCTCTGCCTTCGGAGAAATTGGGGACGCACTCGATGAGAGCGTCCGGCTCAAAGAGCGGACCGGATGAGGTCACCGATACTCACCTGCCTTCCATACAGAGCGGTGTGGAGCCCTGAGGGTGCCTGTGGTGAAAGTCGAAATGGACATGAAAGGCATCCCTCAGTGGCTAAAGCCCTGGTGATATTGCTTGACCTGGCGTACGGGCTAAAGCCCGTACCCTTCAACGGAAGCCGTGCCCTGATACAAAACTGACTTTCACCACAAGCTCCTGAGAAGGCCGGGCTGAACAACGTGAGACTCTACCGCTTGCG
The DNA window shown above is from Acidobacterium capsulatum ATCC 51196 and carries:
- the ftcD gene encoding glutamate formimidoyltransferase, giving the protein MTSSGPLFEPDALIECVPNFSEGRDEQAIHKIIAAMAVEGVQLLDYSLDHDHNRSVVTIAGHPAAVQEAAIRAAGAAAELIDLTRQQGVHPRIGAADVIPFVPIRGISLEQCALIARQAGREVWRRYGVPVYFYEAAAARPDRAQLEEVRRGQFEGLREAVRNEPARRPDVGGPELHPTAGAVAIGARKFLIAYNIYLDTPDVGIARAIAREVRHSGGGLHGVKALGVLVNGEAQVTMNVTDFTRVSVGEVFALVKQKAQAHGTVPIRGELIGLIPEAAYERESEWARLLHEFDPDQKVLERRLAWPIAWPGAGQQG